The following are encoded together in the Cheilinus undulatus linkage group 3, ASM1832078v1, whole genome shotgun sequence genome:
- the LOC121506748 gene encoding transmembrane protein 233: MSLGVLHSQVKSSLSGSPFLDRGFIEEQGPPPPLHSYLWLTICTCFCPAYPVNIVALVFSIMSRNCYYHGDYDGSRRLGRNAFYVAIASIIIGLLVIAITCIVHFTTMDF; this comes from the exons ATGTCTCTTGGAGTGCTTCATTCACAAGTGAAAAGTTCCCTGAGTGGGAGTCCATTCTTGGACCGGGGATTTATAGAGGAACAGGGACCTCCGCCTCCACTCCACAGCTACCTTTGGTTGACAATTTGCACCTGTTTTTGTCCAGCGTACCCTGTCAACATTGTGGCCCTGGTCTTTTCTATCATG TCTAGAAACTGCTACTATCACGGTGACTATGACGGTTCAAGACGGCTGGGCAGGAACGCTTTTTATGTTGCTATTGCCTCCATCATCATTGGCCTTCTTGTCATCGCTATCACCTGCATTGTACATTTCACCACC ATGGATTTTTAA